A region of Acidobacteriota bacterium DNA encodes the following proteins:
- the uppS gene encoding di-trans,poly-cis-decaprenylcistransferase, translating to MNTLNHLAVIMDGNGRWAELRGLPRWRGHERGLGAVRRLCEAACRLGIPCVSLFAFSSENWKRPETEVRFLFRLFRRYLGAEREYLRSRGIRVSAFGRRDRLPQPVIEALERTEAETRDCGRLHLRIGLDYGARCEIASAARELARLAARGDLDPGEITEERVSRVLGSDAAPDPDLVIRTAGERRLSNFLLWQAAYSELYFSPTLWPDFGDADLGEALADYERRTRRFGALPAAEAR from the coding sequence ATGAATACCCTGAATCATCTGGCGGTGATCATGGACGGCAACGGCCGCTGGGCCGAGCTGCGCGGGCTGCCGCGCTGGCGGGGGCACGAGCGGGGGCTGGGCGCGGTGCGGCGCCTGTGCGAGGCGGCCTGCCGGCTGGGCATCCCCTGCGTGAGCCTCTTCGCCTTTTCGAGCGAGAACTGGAAGCGGCCGGAGACCGAGGTCCGCTTCCTCTTCAGGCTCTTCCGGCGCTACCTCGGCGCCGAGCGGGAGTACCTCCGCTCGCGCGGCATCCGCGTCTCGGCCTTCGGCCGCCGCGACCGCCTCCCGCAGCCGGTGATCGAGGCGCTCGAGCGGACGGAGGCCGAAACCCGCGACTGCGGGCGGCTGCACCTGCGCATCGGGCTCGATTACGGGGCGCGCTGCGAGATCGCCTCCGCCGCGCGCGAACTCGCGCGCCTGGCGGCGCGGGGGGATCTGGACCCCGGGGAGATTACCGAGGAACGGGTATCCCGGGTGCTCGGGAGCGACGCGGCCCCCGATCCCGACCTGGTCATCCGGACCGCCGGGGAGCGCCGGTTGTCGAATTTTCTCCTCTGGCAGGCGGCCTATTCCGAACTCTATTTCTCGCCGACCCTCTGGCCCGATTTCGGCGACGCCGACCTCGGGGAGGCCCTGGCCGATTACGAACGCCGCACGCGCAGGTTCGGCGCGCTGCCGGCCGCGGAGGCCCGATGA
- a CDS encoding amidohydrolase family protein: MIIDAHTHIYPDRVAHRALRTVIGNTAGHLDAFTDGTRDGLLASMDAAGVDRSLVLTVATSPGQGEGILEWIRRTAPLSGRLIFFGSVHPHAPGFRACLGEMAAAGVQGVKFHPGYQGFPVDSPEAYAVYEAAAGLDLVLYFHAGYDPSLPGCDHTSITRFARFVGDFAGAKIILAHGGGYGEWDRVLDLLGGKGCYFDIAFVLESMQERPDARELYRQNEDFFLFGTDSPWRDQKRYVELIRSSGTLTADQKEKLFCGNIGRLIKLDGNP, from the coding sequence ATGATCATCGACGCGCATACCCACATCTATCCCGACCGGGTGGCGCACCGGGCGCTCCGGACCGTCATCGGCAACACCGCCGGGCATCTCGACGCCTTCACCGACGGCACCCGCGACGGCCTGCTGGCCTCCATGGACGCGGCGGGGGTGGACCGCTCCCTGGTCCTGACCGTGGCGACCAGTCCCGGCCAGGGGGAGGGGATCCTGGAGTGGATCCGGCGCACGGCCCCCCTGTCCGGCCGTCTGATCTTCTTCGGTTCGGTCCACCCGCACGCGCCCGGTTTCCGCGCCTGCCTCGGGGAAATGGCCGCCGCGGGCGTCCAGGGGGTCAAGTTTCACCCCGGCTACCAGGGCTTCCCGGTCGATTCCCCGGAAGCCTACGCCGTTTACGAGGCGGCGGCCGGTCTCGACCTGGTCCTGTACTTCCACGCCGGCTACGACCCCAGCCTGCCCGGGTGCGATCACACCTCCATCACCCGGTTCGCCCGCTTCGTGGGGGACTTCGCCGGGGCCAAAATCATCCTGGCCCACGGCGGGGGCTACGGCGAGTGGGACCGGGTCCTGGACCTGCTGGGGGGGAAAGGGTGCTACTTCGACATCGCCTTCGTGCTCGAGAGCATGCAGGAGCGCCCCGACGCCCGTGAACTCTACCGGCAGAACGAGGATTTTTTTCTCTTCGGTACCGACAGCCCCTGGCGGGACCAGAAGCGGTACGTGGAGCTGATCCGCTCCTCCGGGACCCTGACCGCCGATCAGAAGGAAAAACTCTTTTGCGGAAACATAGGCAGGCTGATCAAGCTCGACGGGAACCCATGA
- a CDS encoding aldo/keto reductase yields the protein MERVILGKTGIEAVRLGFGGIPIQRLGEREAVEVVRYAVEKGMDFIDTSRMYTTSETRIGKALRETDRAVTLATKSWSRTSDGIQKDIDISLRELGREYIDIYQCHGISSLDDYRLVTAPGGALDGLRRAKERGVIGHIGVTSHSLDVLGTILDDGLFETLMVCYSFLEPAAGDTIIPRALEKGVGVLAMKPFSGGVIEAPETAMKWILGRSGILVLAGVEDKGLIDQNWRVFEGDRTLTETDLALIESIRREFDRKFCRRCDYCLPCPEGIPIQMVLGARSFIKRMGSGILENPMVAETWKKASRCTACGECMTRCPYGLPIPDMIRENVEWMDALQRGAARPD from the coding sequence ATGGAACGCGTCATACTGGGCAAAACGGGGATCGAGGCGGTACGGCTGGGTTTCGGCGGGATCCCGATCCAGCGCCTGGGCGAACGCGAGGCGGTCGAGGTCGTCCGCTACGCGGTGGAGAAGGGGATGGACTTCATCGACACCTCCCGGATGTACACCACGAGCGAGACCCGGATCGGCAAGGCGTTGCGGGAGACGGACCGCGCCGTAACCCTGGCGACGAAATCGTGGAGCCGCACCTCCGACGGCATTCAGAAAGACATCGACATCAGTCTCCGGGAACTCGGGCGGGAGTATATCGACATCTACCAGTGCCACGGCATCAGCAGCTTGGACGACTACCGCCTCGTCACCGCGCCCGGCGGGGCGCTCGACGGGCTGCGCCGGGCGAAGGAGCGGGGCGTCATCGGCCATATCGGGGTGACGAGCCACAGCCTGGACGTGCTGGGGACGATCCTGGACGACGGGCTGTTCGAGACCCTCATGGTCTGCTACAGCTTCCTGGAACCGGCGGCCGGGGACACGATCATCCCCCGGGCCCTGGAGAAAGGGGTGGGCGTTCTCGCCATGAAGCCCTTTTCGGGCGGCGTCATCGAGGCGCCGGAGACGGCCATGAAATGGATCCTGGGCCGGAGCGGCATCCTCGTGCTGGCCGGGGTGGAAGACAAGGGGCTGATCGACCAGAACTGGCGCGTGTTCGAGGGGGACCGGACCCTGACCGAAACGGACCTCGCCCTCATCGAGAGCATCCGCCGGGAGTTCGACAGGAAGTTCTGCCGCCGCTGCGACTACTGCCTCCCCTGCCCCGAGGGGATCCCGATCCAGATGGTGCTGGGGGCGCGCTCCTTCATCAAGCGGATGGGGAGCGGCATCCTGGAAAACCCGATGGTGGCCGAAACCTGGAAGAAGGCCTCCCGCTGCACCGCGTGCGGCGAGTGCATGACGCGCTGCCCCTACGGCCTCCCGATCCCGGACATGATCCGTGAAAATGTCGAGTGGATGGACGCGCTGCAGCGCGGGGCGGCGCGGCCGGACTGA
- a CDS encoding transcriptional regulator, producing the protein MARKRSDRPVPNELDPLIHERLRLGILSALAVEESISFTGLRDLLATTDGNLSVQARRLEEAGYVSCEKTFEGRKPRSTYRLAPRGRKALEEYLEVLSGLLPDISSVRRSRAPRPGTDPLPTHG; encoded by the coding sequence ATGGCTAGGAAACGGTCGGACCGCCCGGTCCCCAACGAGCTCGACCCCCTCATCCACGAGCGCCTGCGGCTCGGCATCCTCTCCGCCCTGGCCGTCGAGGAATCGATCTCCTTCACCGGTTTGAGGGACCTGCTCGCGACAACCGACGGCAACCTGAGCGTCCAGGCGCGCCGGCTGGAGGAGGCGGGCTACGTTTCCTGTGAAAAGACGTTCGAAGGGCGGAAGCCGCGGAGCACCTACCGGCTCGCCCCGCGGGGGCGGAAGGCCCTGGAGGAGTACCTCGAGGTGCTGTCCGGCCTCCTCCCCGATATCTCGAGCGTGCGGCGCTCGCGGGCGCCGCGGCCCGGGACCGACCCGCTGCCGACGCACGGCTGA